In a genomic window of Sutcliffiella sp. FSL R7-0096:
- a CDS encoding nucleotidyltransferase family protein — protein MMEIIEAAMALDLPDWWVCAGFVRSKVWDALHDYTNRTPVPDIDVIYFDGKDLSEEKEKQLERRLLQLYPQAPWSVKNQARMHVLNNVPPYINSIEAMSKFPETATAIGVKLNGDNNLELATPCGIQDLVNLSVKPTATFQTSSERVTIYEKRLREKNWQEVWPNITVFHAEGVKS, from the coding sequence ATGATGGAAATCATAGAGGCTGCAATGGCACTAGATCTCCCCGATTGGTGGGTGTGTGCAGGGTTTGTACGGTCAAAAGTGTGGGACGCCTTGCACGATTATACCAACAGAACGCCAGTGCCGGATATAGATGTCATTTATTTTGACGGTAAGGATCTATCAGAGGAGAAAGAAAAACAGTTGGAAAGACGACTTTTGCAACTGTACCCACAAGCTCCTTGGTCGGTTAAAAATCAGGCAAGGATGCATGTGTTGAATAACGTACCACCCTACATAAATTCCATTGAAGCAATGTCTAAATTTCCTGAAACGGCTACGGCCATCGGCGTGAAGTTGAATGGAGACAATAATTTGGAATTAGCAACTCCTTGTGGAATACAAGATTTAGTGAACCTGTCAGTAAAGCCCACTGCTACGTTTCAAACATCTTCTGAACGAGTAACTATCTATGAGAAACGATTGAGGGAGAAAAATTGGCAAGAAGTTTGGCCAAATATAACGGTTTTCCATGCGGAAGGAGTAAAATCATGA
- a CDS encoding histidine phosphatase family protein encodes MTKLGLVRHGSTAWNKERRAQGSANIPLDQDGIRDAELLAKRIKSEGWDVIYSSDLLRAKQTAEIVARNLNVNEVFLDSRLQEVNGGQIEGTTEPERIIKWGENWRELDLGIESKEMVLKRALSFIEDVTEKHPDKNVLVVSHGAYIRHLLGELVKDLKMEDHLENTSVSTVKVREGLWECELYNCTKHLGAK; translated from the coding sequence ATGACCAAATTAGGACTTGTACGCCACGGAAGTACTGCTTGGAATAAAGAGCGGAGAGCACAGGGCAGTGCCAACATCCCTCTTGATCAGGATGGAATCAGAGATGCAGAATTGTTAGCGAAAAGAATTAAAAGTGAAGGCTGGGATGTCATATACTCTAGTGATCTATTAAGAGCAAAACAGACAGCTGAGATTGTGGCAAGAAACCTAAATGTAAACGAGGTATTCCTGGATTCCAGGCTCCAAGAGGTTAACGGCGGTCAGATTGAAGGTACCACCGAACCAGAAAGAATAATAAAATGGGGAGAAAATTGGAGAGAGCTGGACTTAGGGATCGAATCGAAAGAAATGGTGCTGAAAAGAGCCCTCTCCTTTATTGAAGATGTTACGGAAAAACATCCGGACAAGAATGTTTTGGTGGTCAGTCATGGTGCCTATATAAGACACCTTCTTGGAGAATTGGTGAAAGATCTTAAAATGGAAGACCACCTGGAGAACACCTCTGTCTCGACTGTAAAAGTTAGAGAAGGGCTTTGGGAATGTGAATTGTATAACTGTACCAAGCACCTTGGAGCGAAATAA
- a CDS encoding GNAT family N-acetyltransferase, producing the protein MQAKDERLIHKWLSNSKVLEFYEGRDVSFTMEEVKMKFFDRDDEVKRCMVVYQGKEIGYIQYYPITPDTSNLSDYQGLEGVYGLDQFIGESEFWNKGIGPLLVTSMVDYLFSEKKAGRIIMDPMISNVRAIKCYEKCGFRKVMVLPKHMLHEGRYRDCWLMECNHEGKAAPLLKAEKSSG; encoded by the coding sequence ATACAAGCTAAGGACGAAAGGCTAATACATAAATGGCTGTCCAATTCGAAAGTATTGGAGTTCTATGAGGGGCGGGATGTATCGTTTACTATGGAAGAAGTTAAGATGAAATTCTTCGACAGAGATGATGAAGTGAAAAGGTGTATGGTTGTCTACCAAGGAAAAGAAATTGGTTATATTCAATATTATCCTATCACTCCTGATACAAGTAACTTATCAGACTATCAGGGGTTGGAAGGGGTATATGGACTGGATCAGTTTATTGGAGAATCTGAATTCTGGAACAAAGGGATAGGTCCCTTGCTCGTCACCTCCATGGTGGACTATCTTTTTAGCGAAAAAAAGGCTGGTCGCATTATTATGGATCCGATGATATCCAATGTAAGGGCAATAAAGTGTTATGAAAAATGCGGCTTTCGAAAAGTAATGGTGCTTCCTAAGCATATGCTGCATGAAGGAAGATATAGGGATTGTTGGTTGATGGAGTGTAATCATGAAGGAAAAGCCGCTCCGCTTTTAAAAGCTGAAAAGTCGAGCGGCTAA
- a CDS encoding HAD-IA family hydrolase, whose translation MIKAVIFDLDGTLLNRDVSVKKFIDDQYERCKKALGHIPKDKYMDRFIELDAGGYVWKDRVYQQLAKDFLIEALTWDELLDDYVQHFPYHCTPFAKVEETLIKLAEDNLSLGMITNGFEAFQMNNIKALGIESFFQSILISEREGIKKPNPEIFLRSAQLLQASTKECLFVGDHPENDINAAKAVGMTTVWKKDSYWDQVDADYIIEDLVILPGIVRSIMKSDCRKG comes from the coding sequence TTGATTAAGGCGGTTATATTTGACCTTGATGGAACCCTGTTGAATAGGGATGTTTCGGTGAAAAAATTTATTGATGATCAGTATGAAAGGTGCAAGAAAGCTCTTGGACACATCCCAAAAGATAAATATATGGATAGATTCATTGAGTTGGATGCAGGGGGGTATGTCTGGAAGGATAGAGTCTATCAGCAGCTCGCTAAAGATTTTCTGATAGAGGCATTGACTTGGGATGAACTTTTGGATGATTATGTCCAGCACTTTCCATACCACTGTACCCCTTTTGCTAAGGTAGAAGAAACACTTATAAAACTTGCTGAAGATAATCTTTCTTTAGGAATGATAACAAACGGTTTTGAAGCTTTTCAAATGAACAATATAAAAGCATTGGGCATCGAATCCTTTTTCCAATCTATATTAATATCTGAGCGTGAAGGAATAAAGAAGCCCAATCCTGAAATTTTTTTAAGGTCTGCTCAATTGCTTCAAGCCTCGACGAAGGAATGCTTATTTGTTGGGGACCATCCCGAGAATGATATAAATGCTGCAAAAGCTGTTGGAATGACTACCGTATGGAAAAAAGATTCATATTGGGACCAAGTGGATGCCGATTACATCATTGAAGATCTCGTTATTTTGCCTGGAATTGTTAGATCAATAATGAAAAGTGACTGTCGGAAGGGATAA
- a CDS encoding VOC family protein, whose protein sequence is MMTGLIHHIELYVSSLKKTKEFWGWLLEELGYKPYQDWDKGQSWKLGDTYIVFVQTEERFLDIPYHRCRVGLNHLAFHASSRVQVDYLTEQLKSQGVNMLYMDKHPYAGGENYYAVFFEDPDRIKVELVAPSE, encoded by the coding sequence ATCATGACAGGATTAATACACCACATAGAGCTGTATGTGTCTAGCTTGAAGAAAACGAAAGAGTTCTGGGGGTGGTTGCTAGAAGAATTAGGCTATAAGCCTTATCAGGACTGGGATAAGGGACAGAGTTGGAAGTTAGGGGATACATACATCGTATTTGTCCAAACGGAGGAACGGTTTCTGGATATTCCTTATCACCGATGCAGAGTTGGCCTTAATCATCTAGCCTTTCATGCATCATCAAGGGTGCAGGTAGATTACCTGACAGAACAGCTAAAGTCTCAAGGAGTAAACATGCTATACATGGATAAGCATCCTTATGCGGGTGGAGAAAACTATTACGCTGTGTTTTTTGAAGATCCCGATCGGATTAAGGTGGAGCTTGTAGCACCTTCAGAATAA
- a CDS encoding DUF3139 domain-containing protein produces the protein MPSKKVSIVIVTGFVIIIGIPNAFLYVLSNGNPINKYYVEKHIPAHLSEMGYSQRDIDLQGYIEPKYLINKDVYHGHYRVVFKDEPNLEYLYGMKKNGEEVVQFCEKETRIGDHSYGDMTAEKTNHSEENCLVTLRIENNSFVGLAARLFSF, from the coding sequence TTGCCGTCAAAGAAAGTTTCAATCGTAATCGTAACCGGTTTCGTCATCATTATCGGGATCCCAAATGCATTTCTTTATGTGCTGAGCAACGGAAATCCGATTAACAAATACTATGTTGAGAAGCATATACCTGCTCATCTGTCAGAAATGGGTTACTCCCAACGGGATATTGACCTGCAGGGCTATATAGAACCCAAATACTTGATTAATAAAGATGTCTATCACGGACACTATAGGGTCGTGTTTAAGGATGAACCAAACCTGGAATACTTGTATGGGATGAAGAAAAACGGTGAGGAAGTAGTACAATTCTGCGAAAAAGAAACGCGTATCGGCGATCATTCCTATGGAGACATGACAGCCGAGAAGACTAACCATAGTGAGGAAAATTGCTTGGTTACTTTGAGAATAGAGAATAATAGCTTTGTAGGGTTAGCCGCTCGACTTTTCAGCTTTTAA
- the plsY gene encoding glycerol-3-phosphate 1-O-acyltransferase PlsY, whose protein sequence is MTELLIIILAYLIGSIPFALVVGKVGYGIDIREHGSGNLGGTNTFRTLGIKAGMIVTICDILKGTVAASLPFLLGADIHPLLAGACAVVGHVYPIFAKFRGGKAVATSGGVLLFANPLMFLLMLFCFFLFLFLTKYVSLSSMLTGVVTTIYSILYGDLPLIIAVSLLTAFVIFKHRANIGRIIRKTEPKITWLSLKKKKAS, encoded by the coding sequence ATGACTGAACTACTTATTATTATACTTGCTTACCTCATCGGTTCCATTCCCTTTGCACTTGTTGTTGGGAAAGTGGGCTATGGAATCGACATCCGCGAACATGGAAGCGGAAACCTTGGTGGAACGAACACATTCCGGACACTAGGCATTAAAGCCGGAATGATTGTGACCATTTGTGACATTTTGAAAGGAACAGTCGCTGCATCCTTGCCATTTCTTCTTGGAGCTGACATTCATCCGCTACTTGCAGGTGCATGCGCCGTAGTCGGACATGTTTATCCGATTTTCGCAAAATTTCGTGGTGGAAAGGCTGTAGCAACATCTGGCGGAGTGTTATTGTTTGCCAATCCGCTTATGTTCTTACTTATGTTATTCTGCTTTTTCCTGTTCTTGTTCTTGACGAAGTATGTATCTCTATCCTCCATGCTGACCGGAGTGGTTACAACCATCTATAGCATTCTTTATGGGGATCTTCCACTCATAATAGCTGTGTCTCTGCTTACGGCGTTTGTCATTTTTAAACACCGGGCCAATATTGGAAGGATCATCCGGAAGACGGAACCGAAAATTACTTGGTTATCCTTAAAAAAGAAAAAGGCATCCTAA
- a CDS encoding zinc dependent phospholipase C family protein, translated as MGSRLMHTIIAYEIASKLHIKKIGSFLLGAIAPDAVSPKDLSHFYKGKTIDYTRTIDHKAFLQKYEDHQNISFIQGYYTHLVADEIWLTGFFLPWLKNRMEIDSSIFERYHNDFKLLNAKLMNHYRINGDKMKDSFVKGQPLNLDEVSTEQLTNFLPYVEQDMKSLLSEDPLQVFTMEMMIGYMETSIDKGCQAIKQTTNWKLLLSSC; from the coding sequence ATGGGTTCACGCCTTATGCACACGATAATAGCGTACGAGATTGCCTCTAAACTGCACATAAAGAAAATAGGTTCTTTTCTTTTGGGTGCGATTGCACCTGATGCTGTTTCTCCTAAGGATCTTTCCCATTTTTATAAAGGGAAAACGATTGACTATACACGGACCATTGATCATAAAGCATTTCTTCAAAAGTATGAGGATCATCAAAATATTTCATTCATCCAGGGCTATTATACCCACTTAGTTGCGGATGAGATATGGCTGACGGGCTTCTTTTTGCCATGGTTGAAAAACCGTATGGAGATTGATTCATCCATTTTTGAGAGATATCACAATGACTTTAAGCTCCTAAATGCAAAGTTGATGAATCATTATAGAATTAATGGGGATAAAATGAAAGATAGTTTTGTTAAGGGACAACCGCTAAATCTTGATGAAGTGTCTACCGAGCAGCTAACTAACTTTTTACCATATGTTGAACAAGATATGAAATCTTTACTTAGCGAAGATCCGCTACAAGTATTTACCATGGAAATGATGATTGGGTATATGGAAACGTCCATCGACAAAGGGTGTCAAGCCATCAAGCAAACAACTAATTGGAAACTCTTGCTATCATCATGCTGA
- a CDS encoding GDSL-type esterase/lipase family protein, with amino-acid sequence MKTLVCFGDSLTARHEGKDNPRLTEKLTFQLPDYNVINAGVSGHTTKDALVRIKKDVLAFNPDLVTVLFGSNDAATHKKVALNTYKENLLKITRLIGPEKTLLFSPPPVDENLQPNRKNSELAKYANVVRCVAEETGSHFLDFYIDLYSRPNYEELLVGILNDGLHFGEAGYDILSKLISDKIHEIDSKGERHFD; translated from the coding sequence ATGAAAACTCTCGTTTGTTTCGGTGATAGTCTGACTGCAAGGCATGAAGGAAAGGACAACCCTCGTCTAACTGAAAAACTAACCTTTCAACTCCCTGACTATAATGTCATCAATGCAGGTGTGTCAGGTCATACAACAAAGGACGCACTAGTCAGAATTAAAAAGGATGTATTGGCATTCAACCCTGATCTAGTAACGGTCCTCTTTGGATCAAATGATGCTGCCACACATAAAAAAGTGGCACTTAATACTTATAAAGAGAATCTGTTAAAGATTACTCGCCTGATCGGACCGGAAAAAACCCTACTCTTCTCCCCTCCACCAGTGGATGAGAATCTACAACCAAACCGGAAAAATAGTGAACTGGCTAAATATGCAAATGTGGTGAGATGTGTTGCAGAAGAAACCGGCAGCCACTTTTTAGATTTTTATATTGATCTATATTCCAGACCAAATTATGAAGAGCTGCTAGTTGGCATATTGAATGATGGTCTGCATTTTGGTGAAGCGGGTTATGACATTTTATCCAAGCTAATTTCGGATAAAATTCATGAGATAGATTCTAAGGGAGAAAGGCATTTTGATTAA
- a CDS encoding 8-oxo-dGTP diphosphatase: MTNISMYTMCLVIDGQKVLLINRPPDKRFPGHIGPGGKVDFPESLTEGTIREVREETGLEISNLIYKGLDEYVDEMNDERYMVFNYITNTFKGQLLDSPPEGELKWVDISKAMELPMQDWFKERFPLFFEEGTFEKHIVWDDKEKKAIKAVVTRH; this comes from the coding sequence ATGACGAATATAAGCATGTATACGATGTGTCTTGTAATCGATGGCCAAAAAGTTCTTTTGATAAATAGGCCACCTGACAAAAGATTTCCCGGTCATATCGGCCCTGGTGGGAAAGTGGACTTCCCAGAAAGCCTGACAGAAGGTACTATACGAGAAGTGCGTGAGGAAACGGGGCTTGAGATAAGTAATCTTATTTACAAAGGCTTAGATGAATATGTGGACGAAATGAATGATGAAAGATACATGGTCTTTAACTACATAACGAACACCTTTAAAGGGCAACTTTTAGACTCCCCACCAGAGGGGGAATTGAAATGGGTGGACATTTCAAAAGCTATGGAACTGCCTATGCAAGATTGGTTTAAGGAAAGATTTCCTCTATTTTTTGAAGAGGGTACTTTTGAAAAACATATCGTTTGGGATGATAAGGAAAAGAAAGCAATAAAAGCAGTGGTAACCAGGCATTAG
- a CDS encoding DUF2785 domain-containing protein, which produces MMIYEEKILKVMLMSLDNKRVLDEHYRDRLLESMMSHIGSADPVLRDHLISSNFAKLIGDRIIPQREMASLLDRCLNQDHLFFKIGEINTDSVFTRSFSSLVVALILNVDRKTSFIDNNKIQEITEKIITYLHEEKDTRGYVEEKGWAHSIAHGADMLAALVKHHHFHMESLPKVLKAIQVCLLKGTVFKEEEDERLIFVVEALLGRGMEQHALKSWLNNLTLTMEREMTEHGQTLLNYQNKITMTNFMKSLYFRLTLLQADTHLLECLENTIHYWFKKSYDQE; this is translated from the coding sequence ATGATGATATACGAAGAGAAAATTTTGAAGGTTATGCTTATGTCTTTAGACAATAAAAGGGTATTAGATGAGCATTACAGAGACAGATTATTGGAATCCATGATGTCACACATCGGCTCTGCTGATCCTGTATTAAGGGATCATCTCATTTCTTCAAATTTTGCAAAGTTAATAGGGGACCGGATTATCCCCCAAAGAGAAATGGCTAGCCTGTTGGATAGATGTTTGAATCAGGACCATTTATTTTTTAAAATCGGCGAAATAAATACAGATTCAGTATTTACACGCTCTTTTTCCTCTTTGGTCGTTGCATTAATATTAAACGTAGATCGTAAAACATCTTTTATCGATAATAACAAAATTCAAGAAATAACTGAAAAGATAATTACATACTTGCATGAGGAAAAGGATACACGTGGATATGTAGAGGAAAAAGGGTGGGCACACAGTATTGCACATGGAGCCGATATGCTTGCTGCACTCGTAAAGCATCATCATTTTCATATGGAATCACTTCCTAAAGTGCTGAAAGCTATTCAGGTATGTCTGTTAAAAGGAACGGTCTTTAAAGAAGAGGAAGATGAGCGGCTGATTTTTGTTGTGGAAGCATTATTGGGAAGAGGTATGGAGCAACATGCTCTTAAAAGTTGGTTAAATAATCTAACTTTAACTATGGAGAGGGAAATGACAGAACATGGACAAACGTTACTCAATTACCAGAATAAAATAACGATGACTAATTTTATGAAGTCCCTTTATTTCAGATTGACGCTGCTTCAAGCTGATACGCATTTGCTTGAATGCTTAGAGAATACAATTCATTACTGGTTTAAAAAATCTTATGATCAAGAGTAG